One window of the Runella slithyformis DSM 19594 genome contains the following:
- a CDS encoding DUF4249 family protein encodes MNAAFRIASFIGLILISTTSCVKLIDIPAEAFRSEVVVRGTLNPDSLLTVRLSYSLRPDTIIKYRPINEARVLFYENDVLIGNLTKAQNGLFQLNYRPVRGRKYGIKVQVANRAEITSEDVVPPKPTTGLVKLNNNPANPNNNHDLELRFRGSTSNHWFSAYVPRIINLRELDLNGQPKKFPTVFYLNILSNSPYLDRFNSFFDGLSGRYAFGDPVRVDMQLYKLTSNAYIDFSYVNQVRKDEQAFVYVYTMSDAYDSYLKSAINAYQNRLFDSSGAISNPFAEPTPVYSNIKNGLGIWAAYSIERISL; translated from the coding sequence ATGAACGCAGCTTTTAGGATAGCGTCTTTTATTGGACTAATTTTGATCAGCACCACGAGCTGTGTCAAATTAATTGATATTCCCGCTGAAGCTTTTCGGTCGGAAGTGGTAGTAAGAGGCACACTCAATCCCGACAGTTTATTGACTGTGCGCTTGAGTTACAGCCTACGCCCCGATACCATCATCAAATACCGGCCCATCAACGAAGCAAGGGTACTTTTTTATGAAAATGATGTATTGATTGGAAACTTAACAAAAGCCCAAAACGGCCTTTTTCAGCTCAATTACAGGCCGGTACGTGGGCGAAAATATGGTATAAAAGTACAAGTAGCCAATCGGGCAGAGATTACCTCTGAAGACGTCGTTCCGCCAAAACCCACTACCGGCTTGGTAAAATTGAACAACAATCCCGCCAACCCCAACAATAACCATGATTTGGAATTGCGTTTTCGGGGCAGTACTTCAAATCATTGGTTCAGTGCCTACGTTCCTCGAATTATAAACCTCCGTGAACTTGACTTAAATGGACAACCCAAAAAGTTTCCAACGGTTTTTTATCTCAACATATTAAGCAATAGCCCTTATTTAGATCGTTTTAATTCATTTTTTGACGGTTTATCAGGACGTTATGCCTTCGGCGATCCCGTTAGGGTGGACATGCAACTCTATAAGTTGACTTCTAATGCTTACATTGATTTTAGCTATGTCAATCAAGTTAGAAAAGACGAACAAGCTTTTGTATATGTTTACACCATGAGTGATGCCTACGATAGCTATTTAAAATCGGCTATCAATGCATATCAAAATCGCTTATTTGATTCGTCAGGGGCAATCAGTAATCCTTTTGCCGAGCCAACACCGGTTTATTCAAATATCAAAAATGGGTTAGGAATATGGGCAGCGTATAGTATTGAGCGTATTTCACTTTAA
- a CDS encoding IMPACT family protein, translated as MARNSDLMLFDDSYQTIATPVEGLFRDRGSKFLAFAYPIQNEEDVKRLLLTLRELHPKANHHCFAYRLGLDRSNFRANDDGEPSGSAGKPILNTLYAHDLTNLLVVVVRYFGGTLLGVPGLINAYKAATEEALAQAQIVTKHVRDVYTLTYPYEQMNEVMKVIKMFDLTPQKQQFDNECTLQIEIRKTLLNQVLGKLEKIEALQLDFEETI; from the coding sequence TTGGCAAGAAATAGTGATTTAATGTTATTTGACGATAGTTATCAAACAATAGCCACACCTGTAGAGGGTTTATTTCGCGACCGTGGAAGTAAGTTTTTGGCGTTCGCGTATCCGATCCAAAACGAAGAGGATGTAAAACGTTTGCTTCTGACCTTACGTGAATTACACCCCAAAGCCAACCATCATTGCTTTGCCTATCGGCTGGGATTGGACCGTTCCAACTTCCGCGCCAATGATGACGGAGAGCCGTCCGGTTCCGCCGGTAAGCCTATTTTAAATACGCTTTATGCCCATGACCTGACCAATCTTTTGGTGGTGGTGGTGCGGTACTTCGGCGGTACATTGCTCGGGGTGCCGGGTTTGATCAATGCCTATAAAGCGGCCACGGAAGAGGCGCTTGCCCAAGCCCAAATTGTGACCAAACACGTACGCGATGTGTATACGCTGACGTACCCGTACGAACAGATGAATGAGGTCATGAAAGTCATAAAAATGTTTGACCTAACGCCCCAAAAACAACAGTTTGACAACGAGTGCACTCTCCAAATCGAAATCCGTAAAACACTGCTTAACCAAGTTTTGGGAAAGCTGGAAAAGATCGAAGCATTGCAACTGGATTTTGAAGAAACGATTTAA
- a CDS encoding M16 family metallopeptidase, protein MKQTKLLLFMVVFGWANVAFSQSDLKKPIPFDPKVRYGKLPNGMTYYIRKNEEPKKRAELYLVNKVGAIQEEDKENGLAHFTEHMAFNGTKNFPKNELVSYLQRAGIKFGDDLNAFTGQDQTVYQLPVPTDSADIFNKAFVVLEDWAHNITMEGAEIDKERGVILEELRGGKGAQQRMRDKWLPILVGDSKYGKRTVIGTEDILKNFTHETIRNFYKTWYRPDLQAVIAVGDFDIDQVEKTIKQRFGAIPKAVKPKPLGKYPVADFKGTRVAIVTDPEQPYMIAQVVTKLPKAEEKTLNDSRETIKRNLFNQMLQARLQELTQQANPPFLFGGAGYGGFIGDYDSFSNIAVAKDGNLEMALKAVLDEGIRAKNFGFTVTELDRTKMQFLTGVEKRFKEKDKSKSAGYVNEYMNHFLEETPATGIEFYYEFVKEQLDGIRIEEVNALAAKYLTPDNRTVIIMASEKDKDKLPTEAKILEWINGAGKGVTAYEDKVINKPLVENLPAAGRTTSTKVIAELGVTELTLSNGVKVVLKPTEFKNDEILIGARSQGGTSLYSDKDFMSAGLSDAVVEESGVGEFNQTALKKYLTGKVVNISPFVGENEEGFSGSSSPKDIETAMQLIYAYFTKPRKDNEVIKGFMATQRSAIQNMKASPSPEMVFQDTLNAVLGNYNFRRLPISVERWDMVNADRAFEIYKERFADASDFTFFFTGSFKVDQLKPLLEKYLAVLPAQGKKESFRDLGIRAPKGKVDKKVYKGIEQKSQATLVYSGDYEYNDDNNWQIDALEEILNIKLIEVIREKESGVYGIGARASYSKIPAPRYSFRIGYGTGPERVEELATKTLAVIDEIKKNGATQADIDKFKAETRRATEVQLKENGFWQNQLIDAYTKGEDPKSVLDWEKQLNKVTVASTKATANKYLNDANFIKAVLLPEKK, encoded by the coding sequence ATGAAACAAACAAAGTTACTATTATTTATGGTAGTTTTCGGCTGGGCAAATGTCGCCTTTTCCCAAAGCGACCTAAAAAAACCCATTCCGTTTGACCCGAAAGTCCGCTATGGAAAACTGCCCAACGGCATGACTTACTACATCCGCAAAAACGAAGAACCCAAGAAACGCGCCGAACTCTACCTGGTCAATAAAGTGGGAGCCATTCAGGAAGAGGACAAAGAAAACGGGCTGGCGCACTTTACAGAACATATGGCGTTTAACGGCACCAAAAATTTCCCTAAAAATGAACTGGTGAGCTACCTCCAACGCGCCGGTATCAAGTTTGGTGACGACCTGAATGCCTTCACCGGACAGGACCAAACCGTATACCAACTTCCGGTACCGACCGACTCGGCCGACATCTTCAACAAAGCCTTTGTCGTACTGGAAGATTGGGCGCACAACATCACCATGGAAGGTGCCGAAATTGACAAAGAGCGTGGGGTGATTCTGGAAGAGTTGCGTGGTGGAAAAGGCGCTCAGCAACGCATGCGTGATAAGTGGCTGCCTATTCTGGTCGGTGATTCTAAATATGGAAAACGTACCGTGATCGGAACGGAAGACATTCTCAAAAACTTCACGCACGAAACCATCCGCAATTTCTACAAAACATGGTACCGTCCGGACTTGCAGGCGGTGATCGCGGTGGGTGATTTTGACATCGACCAAGTCGAAAAAACTATCAAACAGCGTTTTGGTGCTATCCCGAAAGCCGTAAAGCCTAAACCATTGGGCAAATATCCCGTGGCTGATTTTAAAGGCACCCGCGTGGCAATCGTGACCGACCCAGAGCAACCTTACATGATCGCTCAGGTGGTAACAAAGTTGCCGAAAGCCGAAGAAAAGACCCTGAACGATTCCCGCGAAACCATCAAACGTAACCTATTCAACCAAATGTTGCAGGCTCGTTTACAGGAGCTTACCCAACAGGCCAATCCTCCTTTTCTGTTTGGCGGTGCCGGCTACGGTGGCTTCATCGGCGATTACGACTCATTCAGCAATATTGCGGTAGCCAAAGACGGCAACCTCGAAATGGCCCTCAAAGCCGTATTGGATGAAGGGATTCGGGCTAAAAATTTCGGATTCACGGTCACAGAATTGGATCGTACCAAAATGCAATTTTTGACCGGCGTTGAAAAGCGTTTCAAAGAAAAAGACAAGTCAAAGTCGGCCGGGTATGTCAATGAATACATGAATCACTTCCTGGAAGAGACGCCCGCTACCGGCATCGAGTTTTACTACGAATTTGTCAAAGAGCAACTCGACGGCATCAGGATCGAAGAAGTAAATGCCTTGGCCGCGAAGTACCTTACGCCCGACAACCGCACCGTCATCATCATGGCGTCGGAAAAAGACAAAGATAAATTGCCGACCGAAGCTAAAATTTTGGAATGGATCAACGGTGCCGGAAAAGGCGTGACCGCGTACGAGGATAAAGTGATCAATAAGCCATTGGTTGAAAACTTACCTGCTGCCGGTCGTACGACCTCAACGAAGGTAATCGCCGAACTCGGCGTTACAGAGCTGACCTTGAGCAACGGCGTAAAAGTGGTGTTGAAACCCACGGAATTTAAAAACGATGAGATCCTCATCGGTGCCCGCAGCCAGGGAGGTACGTCACTGTATTCTGACAAAGATTTTATGAGTGCCGGTCTTTCGGATGCCGTCGTGGAAGAAAGCGGCGTGGGCGAATTCAACCAAACCGCCCTCAAAAAATACCTGACGGGAAAAGTGGTGAACATCAGCCCCTTTGTCGGCGAAAACGAAGAAGGCTTCTCCGGCAGCAGCAGTCCCAAAGATATTGAGACTGCCATGCAACTGATCTATGCCTACTTTACCAAGCCTCGCAAAGACAACGAAGTGATCAAAGGTTTCATGGCTACGCAGCGCTCGGCCATCCAAAACATGAAAGCTTCGCCTTCGCCCGAAATGGTGTTTCAGGATACGTTGAATGCGGTGTTGGGCAATTACAATTTCCGTCGCCTGCCCATCAGCGTAGAGCGTTGGGATATGGTCAATGCCGACCGCGCCTTTGAAATTTACAAAGAGCGTTTTGCCGATGCGTCTGATTTTACGTTCTTCTTTACGGGTTCTTTTAAAGTTGACCAACTCAAACCTTTGCTCGAAAAATACCTCGCGGTTTTGCCGGCGCAGGGCAAAAAAGAATCATTCCGCGATTTAGGCATTCGTGCGCCGAAAGGAAAAGTTGACAAAAAAGTATACAAGGGTATTGAGCAAAAAAGCCAGGCCACGCTCGTATACAGCGGTGATTATGAATACAATGACGACAACAACTGGCAGATCGATGCGCTGGAAGAAATCCTGAATATTAAGTTGATCGAAGTGATTCGTGAAAAAGAAAGCGGCGTGTACGGCATCGGAGCCCGCGCTTCTTACAGCAAGATTCCGGCACCGCGTTACAGCTTCCGCATCGGTTACGGCACCGGTCCTGAGCGAGTCGAAGAATTGGCGACCAAAACTTTGGCCGTCATTGACGAAATCAAGAAAAACGGCGCTACGCAGGCCGACATTGATAAGTTTAAAGCCGAAACCCGCCGCGCTACCGAAGTTCAGTTAAAAGAGAACGGCTTCTGGCAAAACCAGCTCATTGATGCCTACACCAAAGGCGAAGATCCTAAATCGGTGTTGGATTGGGAAAAACAACTCAATAAAGTGACCGTAGCCAGTACCAAAGCCACCGCGAATAAGTACCTGAACGACGCCAACTTTATCAAAGCGGTCCTATTGCCCGAGAAAAAGTAA
- a CDS encoding glycoside hydrolase family 2 TIM barrel-domain containing protein, with translation MRKLSVFLSLLLPCVGFAQDLPDWENPSVISRNTERPHTTIIPYADEASAAKFDRAASPFFKLLNGTWKFKWVSHPSKVPGDFFQVNTNISGWDNLPVPSNWQVVGAREGRSYDRPIFTNIKHPFPTTPPRITSDTNAVGLYRTTFSLSPDWQNHDVFLHFAGVQSACYVWVNGLQVGYHEDGMTPAEFNVTKYLRAGENQLAVQVINWSDGSYLEDQDFWRISGIFRDVYLYAVPTIHVRDYYVVTDLDDNYQNGTLKVSAFVKNFSAQVQDKYRVKFKLYDPEGKIFQGEFVKNVPMMDPKDESYLTLNVPVTTPARWTAETPNLYKLIIQVVDGDGRTVEVLSTRVGFREVTLKNGQLLVNGKAVKFKGVNRHEFDPTTGRTISRESMIKDILLMKQHNINAVRTSHYPNDPLWYDLCDEYGLYVIDEANIESHELWQQKGIILANNPDWKDAFIARGKAMVERDKNHPSIIIWSLGNESGMGSNFQDMAQLIKLIDPTRPIHYEGRANYPKTFEEVDQPGTEFDINGTMYPSVKVMEAMAEKDPTRPLIICEYAHSMGNSVGNLQDYWDIIDKHPRMQGGFIWDWVDQGLFVKDKNGRSYINHVNYIDGANAGDGLVNPDRTPQPEINEVKHVYQYVKFTPKDTISAQNQSISLVNNYDFLSLSPFKLVWQLLENGRSIQQGEFSTLTAAAGKNQSLSIPFTIPGGTGSEYYLNLSLKLKENMPWASAGHEVAFQQLYIQTPSTPKPLLSWPANATVKVGLIRGGGIQLTNPQFKVVFDRKSLGISSFVYKNHELVGQSLQPDFWRVPTDNDEGGGKAGFAERWRMAGLDSLRRMGGDIRVEQVSPSVARVHTQTTWVGKAGTSIVHKTTYTVFGSGDMQVKNNIVINGSNVPPLPKVGMQIQLPAAYRNLSWYGRGPFESYSDRKSAARVGEYSGKVRDQHFSYIMPQENGNKTDVRWAAVTDSLGFGWLVMGEPTLNFSAKDYTDEALMAAKTTQNLPRGLVTVLHFDHQMMGLGGDDSWTPRTHPEYLLTDKEYSYSFRMRPLDATVPIGVVVQTILPEITAQSQAASELGAPAAIVKEAPTGVVSDEAQDAAIKKAEARKYTKKKSSKRKSSSKKKKPVAKKKKR, from the coding sequence ATGCGCAAGTTAAGCGTTTTTTTATCCCTCTTACTACCCTGTGTTGGATTTGCTCAAGATTTGCCCGATTGGGAAAACCCGTCGGTCATCAGCAGAAATACCGAACGCCCCCATACGACGATTATCCCGTATGCCGATGAAGCATCGGCGGCTAAATTTGACCGTGCAGCCTCTCCTTTTTTCAAACTATTGAATGGAACCTGGAAATTTAAGTGGGTGTCGCATCCTTCCAAAGTACCCGGTGATTTTTTTCAGGTCAATACCAATATCTCCGGTTGGGATAATTTGCCGGTCCCGTCCAATTGGCAGGTAGTAGGTGCCCGGGAGGGCCGCTCTTACGACCGACCTATTTTTACCAATATCAAACATCCTTTTCCGACCACTCCCCCGCGTATCACAAGCGATACTAACGCGGTTGGGCTGTATCGTACTACGTTTTCGCTCTCTCCCGATTGGCAAAACCATGACGTTTTTCTGCATTTTGCCGGCGTTCAATCTGCCTGCTATGTGTGGGTCAACGGATTGCAGGTGGGCTACCATGAAGACGGGATGACGCCGGCAGAGTTTAACGTGACCAAGTACTTACGGGCCGGCGAAAACCAACTGGCGGTGCAGGTCATCAATTGGTCGGATGGAAGTTATCTGGAAGATCAGGATTTTTGGCGTATCTCGGGTATTTTCAGAGATGTGTATCTGTATGCGGTGCCCACTATCCACGTGAGAGATTATTACGTGGTAACCGATTTGGATGATAATTATCAGAACGGAACGCTGAAAGTATCGGCGTTTGTGAAGAATTTTTCGGCTCAGGTTCAGGACAAATACCGGGTAAAATTTAAACTGTACGACCCCGAGGGAAAGATATTTCAGGGCGAATTCGTCAAAAATGTCCCCATGATGGACCCTAAGGACGAATCTTACTTAACCCTCAATGTTCCTGTCACAACACCGGCACGTTGGACCGCCGAAACACCTAATCTTTACAAGCTGATCATTCAGGTTGTGGACGGTGACGGCAGAACAGTGGAAGTGTTGAGTACTCGGGTCGGTTTTCGGGAAGTGACGCTCAAAAACGGACAATTATTGGTCAATGGAAAAGCCGTTAAATTCAAAGGCGTGAACCGACACGAATTTGATCCCACGACGGGCCGGACCATCAGCCGTGAGTCGATGATAAAAGATATATTGTTGATGAAACAGCACAATATCAACGCGGTACGTACCTCTCATTATCCCAACGATCCGCTTTGGTATGACCTGTGTGATGAATATGGCCTGTACGTCATCGACGAAGCTAACATCGAAAGCCATGAGTTATGGCAACAAAAAGGCATCATACTCGCCAATAATCCCGATTGGAAAGATGCGTTTATTGCCCGTGGGAAAGCCATGGTGGAGCGTGACAAAAATCACCCTTCCATCATCATTTGGTCGTTGGGCAATGAATCAGGGATGGGTAGTAATTTTCAGGATATGGCGCAGCTCATTAAGCTGATTGACCCTACGCGCCCTATCCACTACGAAGGACGTGCCAATTATCCCAAGACGTTTGAAGAAGTAGACCAACCCGGTACTGAATTTGACATCAACGGTACAATGTACCCTTCCGTCAAAGTCATGGAGGCGATGGCTGAAAAAGACCCCACCCGCCCGCTGATCATTTGTGAATACGCCCATTCGATGGGAAACAGTGTGGGTAATCTGCAGGACTATTGGGATATCATCGACAAACATCCCCGTATGCAGGGAGGATTTATCTGGGATTGGGTAGATCAGGGTTTATTTGTCAAAGATAAAAACGGTCGCTCGTACATCAACCACGTAAACTACATCGACGGAGCCAACGCCGGTGATGGTCTGGTGAATCCCGACCGCACGCCGCAGCCCGAGATCAATGAAGTAAAACACGTGTATCAATACGTAAAATTTACGCCTAAAGACACTATATCTGCTCAGAATCAGTCCATTTCGTTGGTCAATAATTACGATTTTTTGAGCCTTAGCCCTTTTAAATTAGTGTGGCAACTGCTCGAAAACGGACGGTCTATTCAGCAGGGAGAATTTTCGACCCTGACGGCTGCCGCCGGAAAAAATCAAAGTTTGTCCATTCCTTTTACGATTCCGGGCGGTACGGGAAGTGAGTATTACCTGAATCTGAGCCTGAAGTTGAAAGAAAATATGCCCTGGGCCTCCGCAGGACATGAAGTGGCGTTTCAGCAATTGTACATACAAACACCGTCAACGCCTAAACCCCTGCTTAGTTGGCCAGCCAATGCCACCGTCAAAGTAGGGCTGATACGCGGGGGAGGTATTCAATTGACCAATCCGCAATTTAAAGTGGTATTTGATCGCAAATCGTTGGGAATCAGTTCTTTTGTGTATAAAAATCATGAATTGGTCGGACAATCGCTTCAGCCGGATTTTTGGCGTGTTCCGACGGACAATGACGAAGGAGGAGGAAAGGCGGGATTTGCCGAGCGCTGGCGTATGGCGGGCTTGGATAGCCTGCGGCGCATGGGTGGCGATATTCGGGTAGAGCAGGTAAGTCCCTCCGTAGCACGGGTGCATACCCAAACCACATGGGTAGGCAAAGCCGGAACATCGATTGTTCATAAAACCACCTATACCGTTTTCGGCTCGGGTGACATGCAGGTGAAAAATAACATCGTGATCAATGGCAGCAACGTGCCGCCGCTTCCGAAAGTGGGTATGCAAATACAGCTTCCCGCAGCCTATCGCAACCTGAGCTGGTACGGGCGCGGTCCGTTTGAGAGTTACAGCGACCGTAAATCAGCCGCACGGGTGGGCGAATACAGCGGTAAAGTCAGGGACCAACACTTTTCGTACATTATGCCTCAGGAAAACGGCAATAAAACGGATGTGCGTTGGGCCGCCGTGACAGACTCTCTGGGTTTCGGCTGGTTGGTGATGGGTGAGCCTACACTCAATTTCAGCGCCAAAGATTATACCGACGAGGCTCTGATGGCCGCTAAGACCACACAGAACTTACCGCGCGGATTGGTAACTGTACTCCATTTTGATCATCAAATGATGGGCCTGGGAGGCGACGACAGCTGGACTCCGCGCACGCATCCCGAATACCTTTTGACCGATAAAGAATACAGTTACTCTTTCCGTATGCGGCCGTTGGATGCCACTGTACCCATCGGAGTAGTGGTGCAAACGATACTCCCCGAGATAACGGCCCAATCGCAGGCAGCGTCTGAATTGGGCGCTCCGGCCGCGATTGTGAAAGAGGCACCTACGGGGGTGGTTTCTGATGAAGCTCAGGATGCGGCCATTAAAAAGGCGGAGGCCCGAAAATACACAAAGAAAAAGTCGAGCAAACGAAAATCTTCATCAAAAAAGAAAAAGCCGGTGGCTAAAAAGAAGAAACGTTAA
- a CDS encoding DUF2490 domain-containing protein, giving the protein MSRNPKKLFWKMCDADSMSDSLAKRLRRGVCYLLMLFLFPLLGHSQAADIGLWAGAGVEKKINKKFSVNVNVQSRFTDNVSVLKAYLGEVGLSYKLNKHWEVSGYYRYIARRKKNEDKTGYEYRSYHRFYADLAYDRKLWKLKFDYRLRYQNQFQDDESASQNSSSYVRNKFELSYPNKSRFTPYVSTDVFYEIGNGFDQMRNKAGIEILLNKHNKLDFSGFTDYRLTGSQENRFLIGVGYKVKF; this is encoded by the coding sequence ATGAGCAGAAATCCGAAGAAACTGTTTTGGAAAATGTGTGATGCTGACAGTATGAGCGATTCACTCGCAAAGCGTTTGAGAAGAGGCGTGTGTTATTTGCTCATGTTATTTCTTTTTCCATTGTTGGGCCATTCACAGGCCGCTGATATCGGCCTGTGGGCAGGGGCGGGAGTGGAAAAGAAGATCAACAAAAAGTTTTCGGTCAATGTAAACGTGCAATCCCGTTTTACGGACAATGTTTCCGTGCTCAAGGCCTATCTGGGGGAAGTCGGACTTTCCTATAAACTCAATAAGCACTGGGAAGTAAGCGGGTATTATCGCTACATCGCGCGGCGAAAGAAGAATGAAGACAAAACGGGCTATGAATACCGCTCCTACCATCGTTTTTATGCCGATTTAGCCTATGACCGCAAGCTTTGGAAACTGAAATTTGATTATCGTTTGCGGTATCAGAATCAGTTTCAGGACGATGAGAGCGCCTCGCAAAACAGCAGCAGCTACGTACGCAACAAGTTTGAACTCTCATATCCTAACAAGTCGCGCTTTACGCCTTACGTTTCGACCGACGTTTTTTACGAAATAGGCAATGGTTTTGACCAAATGAGAAACAAAGCCGGCATTGAAATTTTGCTCAATAAGCATAACAAGTTAGACTTTTCAGGCTTTACCGATTACCGCCTGACGGGCAGTCAGGAAAATCGTTTTCTGATTGGAGTGGGGTATAAAGTCAAATTTTAG
- a CDS encoding DUF4956 domain-containing protein, whose amino-acid sequence MIFLQELTSADTFEWFNKLPEKFFVRLLVDLLTVTVLIRLIYYRIYRRTDLFLTFFGFNLIIFLITYLLNKVQMSMGAAFGLFAVFSMLRYRTEGLSAKDMTYLFIVISLGLISAIIKGSWDELGLVNGMIVLAVWLLEGNWLIKRELTKNVQYDKIELIVPERRAELIRDLRARTGLDIHRVEVQTMDFLRDSALIMIFYYQTKTKNEQKSEETVLENV is encoded by the coding sequence ATGATTTTCCTGCAAGAACTTACCTCTGCCGATACCTTTGAATGGTTTAATAAACTTCCGGAAAAGTTTTTCGTCCGACTTCTGGTCGATCTGTTGACGGTCACTGTGTTGATCCGCCTTATTTACTATCGAATTTACCGCCGTACCGACCTGTTTTTGACCTTTTTTGGCTTCAATTTGATCATTTTTCTCATCACATATCTGCTGAATAAAGTACAGATGTCGATGGGAGCGGCTTTTGGATTATTCGCGGTTTTTTCCATGCTCCGCTACCGTACCGAAGGGCTTTCGGCCAAAGATATGACCTATCTTTTCATCGTCATTTCGCTGGGACTTATCTCGGCCATTATCAAAGGAAGTTGGGATGAACTGGGTTTGGTCAATGGCATGATCGTGCTGGCTGTGTGGTTGTTGGAAGGCAATTGGCTCATCAAACGGGAACTCACCAAAAACGTTCAGTACGATAAAATAGAGCTGATTGTTCCCGAGCGCCGTGCCGAGCTTATCCGCGACCTCCGCGCCCGTACCGGGCTGGACATTCATCGGGTAGAGGTTCAAACCATGGATTTCCTGCGGGATTCGGCCCTTATCATGATCTTTTACTACCAAACCAAAACTAAAAATGAGCAGAAATCCGAAGAAACTGTTTTGGAAAATGTGTGA
- a CDS encoding carboxypeptidase-like regulatory domain-containing protein, whose translation MGQSITCNGYVRDSLSGEVLIVANIVLNKNMGTVSNKYGFFSIHVPAGSTRLQVSFAGYRPKNLPLNPREPFLQVLLSPTELQTPVVTPSSQKVIGLIDIPIERLKAIPMAFGKTDIMKSVALFPVLPSFSYSVKFGK comes from the coding sequence ATGGGTCAAAGCATTACCTGCAACGGCTATGTCAGAGACAGCCTTTCGGGAGAAGTATTGATAGTGGCAAACATCGTGCTCAACAAAAACATGGGAACGGTCAGCAACAAATACGGTTTTTTCAGCATTCATGTACCCGCCGGCAGCACACGGCTTCAGGTTTCATTTGCAGGGTACCGACCCAAGAACTTGCCGCTTAATCCTCGTGAACCCTTTCTTCAGGTATTGCTGAGTCCTACTGAACTGCAAACCCCGGTCGTAACCCCCAGTTCTCAAAAAGTAATAGGCTTAATAGACATCCCCATTGAGCGGCTGAAAGCAATTCCTATGGCATTTGGCAAAACAGACATTATGAAGTCAGTGGCTCTTTTTCCGGTTTTACCTTCGTTTTCGTATTCTGTAAAGTTTGGCAAATGA
- a CDS encoding type III pantothenate kinase: MLLAVDTGNTDTVFGIWQNEEWTHIFRTRSLPDESPNYFESKLRLHFLEADLALSEVIITVLSSVVPPLTPILRTMLTNLFGEPPVVVGPDSYPGLKVEIDHPHEIGSDLVANAVAAFTKYNRNAVVVDFGTALTFTTVSADGRILGVAIAPGLKTAVKALFSNTAQLPEVPLQLPESAIGKNTTHAIQAGILLGYESLVRGMVTRIRRELDGDCIALATGGLSSIIDTLHGEFVEVNRSLTLDGLRIIGEKVKQKSP, encoded by the coding sequence ATGCTCTTAGCCGTTGATACAGGCAATACTGACACTGTTTTCGGAATTTGGCAAAACGAAGAATGGACGCATATCTTTCGGACGCGTTCGCTGCCGGATGAATCTCCTAATTATTTTGAAAGTAAACTGCGCCTTCATTTTTTAGAGGCTGATCTGGCCTTAAGCGAAGTGATCATTACGGTATTAAGCAGCGTGGTACCCCCGCTTACGCCTATTTTACGGACCATGCTGACCAATCTTTTCGGCGAGCCTCCCGTGGTCGTTGGGCCGGATAGCTACCCGGGCCTTAAAGTGGAAATAGACCACCCGCACGAGATCGGCAGCGACCTCGTGGCCAATGCTGTGGCGGCATTTACCAAATACAACCGAAATGCGGTAGTGGTAGACTTCGGAACGGCCCTGACCTTTACAACGGTTTCGGCCGACGGGCGTATTCTGGGCGTAGCCATTGCCCCGGGGTTGAAAACAGCCGTTAAAGCGTTGTTTTCCAACACCGCCCAGCTGCCGGAAGTACCTTTGCAACTGCCCGAATCAGCCATTGGCAAAAATACGACCCATGCCATTCAGGCAGGTATCTTACTGGGCTATGAAAGTCTGGTGCGCGGCATGGTGACGCGCATCCGCCGCGAGCTCGACGGCGATTGTATCGCACTCGCCACGGGCGGGCTTTCATCCATCATTGACACCCTGCACGGCGAATTTGTAGAAGTAAATCGCAGCCTGACCCTCGACGGCCTGCGCATCATTGGCGAAAAGGTCAAACAGAAAAGTCCCTGA